The window GTCTCGTACGACCGGGCCGCCACCAGCGACGACGACAAGGCCCGGCAGGTCTACGTCCGCCGGCTCACCGACGCGCACCTGCCCTTCCCCGGCCCGACCGCGAGCCCCACGCCCGCGGCTCCCCCGGCCGGCGCCCCGACGCCGGCCGCCGGCGCGCCGTCGCCGGGAGCACCGGCGCCCGGGGCGCCGTCGCCGGGAGCACCGGCGCCCGGGGCGCCGTCGCCGGGCGCGCCGTCCTCCGGCGCTCCGTCCGGCGGCGCGAGCCCGTCGGCTCCGGTCGAGCTCGGGTCCCGCGTCCTGGAGGGGCTCGGCAGCGAGTCCTTCCTGGAGGACAAGCTGAGTCCGGCGGGGGCCACCGCGGCGCAGGCGCGCACCGTGCGGATCGTGTTCCGTACCTCGAACGTCATCGTCACGGTCGAGTACAGCGTGCAGCCGTCGCTGCCCGGCGTGATCCCGCCGAGTACCGAAACCCAGGACAGGGCACGGCAGTTGGCGCAGGCTCTGGTCGAGCGTTTCAACGCGTGAGCGGTGCGCGCCGCAGCCGGAGGTGACGGCGCGCACAGCAGGCGGGCACCCGATCGGGCTACCGTGGCCCGGGTCCCGCGTACCGCGTCCGAAGCACACACCCTCACAACGCACTGAAGGAAACATGCACCGATCAGCCTCGCGCCTCACCCGCGTTCTCGCCTGCGCAGCCGTCCCGGTGATCCTCACCGTCGCCGGGTGTTCCTCCGATTCGGGCAAGGACAAGGGCTCGAACGACGGCAAGAAGTCCGATGCCTCCTCGTCGGCGAAGCCCAACGCGAAGTCCGCCGCCCCGCTGGAGAAGGCGGCGTTCGCCACGCTTCCGGACCCGTGCAAGGCGGTCCAGACGGCGACGATAGAAGCGCTCGTCCCGGAGGCGAAGGACAAGAACGGTACGGCGACCAAGTCGAACGACCTGACGAGCCGTGCCAGCTGCTCGT of the Streptomyces sp. NBC_01294 genome contains:
- a CDS encoding DUF3558 domain-containing protein, with translation MQRKAVRRVLPGIAMLAALAAGAAGLTGCTGGSSGGSTSDAKAGGSSAAPAQPGKYRSLPAPCKAGVDSKKLKAMLPAAEALTPEQRDQLYAGVADASYDNDRHVGCRWTVQTPEETRLLAVRFERVVSYDRAATSDDDKARQVYVRRLTDAHLPFPGPTASPTPAAPPAGAPTPAAGAPSPGAPAPGAPSPGAPAPGAPSPGAPSSGAPSGGASPSAPVELGSRVLEGLGSESFLEDKLSPAGATAAQARTVRIVFRTSNVIVTVEYSVQPSLPGVIPPSTETQDRARQLAQALVERFNA